One window of the Amycolatopsis mediterranei genome contains the following:
- a CDS encoding NAD-dependent epimerase/dehydratase family protein, whose translation MILVTGGLGMIGAHTARALLDLGHDVVVTSHRRGEVPSFLEGRVTVEQLDVTDREAFLALGERHAITDIVHLAGSIPGEDPVEFFRTDTTGLLNALAAARTWGVRRFAVASSLGVYIGRPEIPWTEDLSLPTASLPHLIIAFKKAVEPLTTHALAGSGVQPVLLRIGTIWGPLVDPQSPFCPIPSLVNTGTSHMHADDGGDVCYAPDAGRAIALLTTAATLNHEVYNVSSGRPFTYGEFAAALGTTLQLGGRNGPYLDISLLTEDTGFKPEFDVPASVADYLKWREDNAR comes from the coding sequence ATGATCCTCGTCACCGGCGGCCTCGGCATGATCGGCGCCCACACCGCCCGCGCGCTCCTCGACCTCGGCCACGACGTGGTCGTGACGTCCCACCGACGCGGCGAAGTTCCGTCGTTCCTCGAGGGCCGGGTCACGGTCGAACAACTCGACGTGACCGATCGCGAGGCCTTCCTCGCCCTCGGCGAGCGTCACGCGATCACCGACATCGTCCACCTCGCCGGCAGCATTCCGGGCGAGGATCCGGTCGAGTTCTTCCGCACGGACACGACCGGCCTGCTCAACGCCCTGGCCGCGGCCCGGACGTGGGGTGTCCGCCGGTTCGCGGTGGCGAGCAGCCTCGGGGTGTACATCGGCCGTCCGGAGATCCCCTGGACGGAGGACCTCTCCCTGCCGACCGCTTCGCTGCCGCACTTGATCATCGCGTTCAAGAAGGCTGTCGAGCCGCTGACGACGCACGCGCTCGCGGGCAGCGGCGTCCAGCCGGTCCTGCTGCGGATCGGCACGATCTGGGGCCCCCTGGTCGACCCTCAGTCGCCGTTCTGCCCGATCCCGTCGCTGGTCAACACGGGAACCTCGCACATGCACGCCGACGACGGTGGCGACGTCTGCTACGCCCCAGATGCGGGCCGCGCGATCGCCCTGCTGACCACGGCTGCGACGTTGAACCACGAGGTCTACAACGTGTCGAGCGGCCGCCCGTTCACGTACGGCGAGTTCGCGGCCGCCCTGGGCACAACCCTTCAGCTGGGCGGCAGGAACGGCCCGTACCTCGACATCTCGCTGCTCACGGAGGACACCGGCTTCAAGCCGGAGTTCGACGTCCCGGCTTCGGTGGCCGACTACCTGAAGTGGCGCGAGGACAACGCCCGCTGA
- a CDS encoding helix-turn-helix domain-containing protein, with the protein MYVERLPVPALAGHVRTVWVQRAGDAPYVQRHLPTGGIELHFPIGGRPRLLGPLTAARLEIIPPRTTLVGVRFRPGAAPPLPVPLDDLVDLVDQHVDLADDRLAEAVATAGSPERALEVVQARLPVKAVDPLVNEAVRRLMPWHPVDIDTLAGHLALSPSQLRRRCLQAVGVSPKVLQRTLRFQGFLALAQAGAGSPAGLAADTGYADQAHLSRECLRLTGLTPRALLGGSVEECACGHDHSASYLPFLRDSFKNSPPGVPSLAR; encoded by the coding sequence GTGTACGTCGAACGCCTCCCCGTGCCCGCGCTGGCCGGCCACGTGCGGACGGTCTGGGTCCAGCGCGCCGGTGACGCACCGTACGTCCAGCGGCACCTGCCGACCGGGGGCATCGAGCTCCACTTCCCGATCGGTGGCCGGCCCCGGCTGCTCGGCCCGTTGACCGCGGCGCGGCTCGAGATCATCCCGCCACGCACGACCCTCGTCGGCGTACGGTTCCGGCCGGGCGCCGCGCCGCCGCTCCCGGTGCCCCTGGACGACCTGGTCGACCTGGTCGACCAGCACGTCGACCTGGCGGACGACCGCTTGGCCGAGGCTGTGGCCACGGCCGGCTCCCCGGAGCGCGCGCTCGAGGTCGTCCAGGCCCGGCTGCCGGTGAAAGCGGTGGATCCGCTGGTGAACGAGGCCGTCCGGCGGCTGATGCCGTGGCACCCGGTCGACATCGACACCCTGGCCGGGCACCTCGCGCTCTCCCCCAGCCAGCTGCGCCGCCGGTGCCTGCAGGCGGTGGGGGTGAGCCCCAAGGTCCTCCAGCGGACGCTGCGGTTCCAGGGCTTCCTCGCGCTGGCCCAGGCGGGCGCCGGCAGCCCGGCCGGCCTCGCCGCCGACACCGGGTACGCCGACCAAGCCCACCTGAGCCGCGAGTGCCTCCGCCTGACCGGGCTCACCCCGCGGGCGCTGCTCGGCGGGAGCGTCGAGGAGTGCGCCTGCGGCCACGACCACTCGGCGTCCTACCTGCCGTTCCTGCGCGATTCGTTCAAGAACTCGCCGCCCGGCGTCCCTAGCCTGGCGCGATGA
- the hemB gene encoding porphobilinogen synthase, whose product MFPEHRPRRLRTTPAMRRLVGETTLRPRQLILPMFVAEGIDSPRPISSMPGVVQHTRDTLRKAAVDAVNAGVGGLMLFGIPATRDAEGSGAVDEKGILNVALRDLRHELGDATVLMADTCLDEFTDHGHCGVLDADGGVDNDATLRIYAQMAIAQVEAGAHVLGPSGMMDGQIGVIRRALDEVGHKEAAILAYSAKYASAFYGPFREAVDSQLKGDRKTYQQDPGNGREALREIELDLAEGADMIMVKPALAYLDVIKAAADISPVPVAAYNISGEYAMVEAAAANGWLDRERTVLEVLTSIRRAGADLILSYWAAEAAAWLD is encoded by the coding sequence GTGTTCCCCGAGCATCGTCCCCGCAGGCTTCGCACCACCCCGGCCATGCGCAGGCTGGTGGGCGAAACGACGCTGCGGCCACGCCAGCTGATCCTCCCGATGTTCGTCGCCGAAGGGATCGACTCGCCGCGGCCGATTTCGAGCATGCCCGGCGTCGTCCAGCACACCCGCGACACGCTGCGGAAGGCCGCCGTCGACGCGGTCAACGCCGGCGTCGGTGGCCTCATGCTGTTCGGCATCCCGGCCACGCGCGACGCCGAGGGCTCCGGAGCCGTCGACGAAAAGGGCATCCTCAACGTGGCCCTGCGCGACCTCCGCCACGAGCTGGGTGACGCCACCGTGCTGATGGCCGACACCTGCCTCGACGAGTTCACCGACCACGGCCACTGCGGCGTCCTCGACGCCGACGGCGGGGTCGACAACGACGCCACCCTGCGGATCTACGCCCAGATGGCCATCGCGCAGGTCGAAGCCGGGGCGCACGTGCTCGGGCCGTCCGGGATGATGGACGGCCAGATCGGTGTCATCCGCCGGGCGCTCGACGAGGTCGGGCACAAGGAGGCGGCGATCCTGGCGTACTCCGCGAAGTACGCCAGCGCGTTCTACGGCCCCTTCCGCGAGGCCGTCGACTCGCAGCTCAAGGGCGACCGCAAGACCTACCAGCAGGACCCGGGCAACGGCCGCGAGGCGCTGCGCGAGATCGAGCTGGACCTCGCCGAGGGCGCGGACATGATCATGGTCAAGCCCGCGCTGGCCTACCTGGACGTCATCAAGGCGGCCGCGGACATCTCCCCGGTGCCGGTGGCGGCCTACAACATCTCGGGCGAGTACGCGATGGTCGAGGCCGCGGCGGCGAACGGCTGGCTGGACCGCGAGCGGACGGTTCTCGAGGTGCTGACGTCGATCCGCCGCGCGGGCGCCGACCTGATCCTGAGCTACTGGGCCGCGGAGGCCGCTGCCTGGCTGGACTGA